Proteins from one Setaria italica strain Yugu1 chromosome V, Setaria_italica_v2.0, whole genome shotgun sequence genomic window:
- the LOC101775714 gene encoding uncharacterized protein LOC101775714, giving the protein MASSAGDRFLRQLSASNGGGGYDGGCGLQDQQECGGGGRRGSRRWSKKRAAAARDYGAGANGYGGMKQGDAASAARKRVMVVVDESSGAKHAMMWALTHVANKGDFLTLLHVLPHSGSGRGEEASSLANSLGTLCKASRPEVEVEALVIQGPKLATVLSQVKKLEASVLVLSQCRPSPYCWLSCLLRSSSEEFVEQCINQAECLTLAVRKQSKGVGGYLISTRWQKNFWLLA; this is encoded by the exons ATGGCGAGCAGCGCGGGGGATCGCTTCCTGAGGCAGCTGAGCGcgagcaacggcggcggcggctacgacGGGGGATGCGGGCTGCAGGACCAGCaggagtgcggcggcggcgggaggaggggcTCCCGGCGGTGGTCCAAGAAgcgggccgccgcggcgagggaCTATGGCGCCGGCGCCAATGGCTACGGCGGCATGAAACAGGGGGACGCTGCCTCCGCGGCGAGGAAGcgggtgatggtggtggtggacgagAGCTCCGGCGCCAAGCACGCCATGATGTGGGCGCTCACCCACGTCGCCAACAAGGGGGACTTCCTCACGCTGCTCCACGTCCTGCCGCactccggcagcggcaggggcGAGGAGGCATCGTCCCTCGCCAACTCGCTCGGCACGCTCTGCAAGGCCAGTAGGCCCGAG GTGGAGGTTGAAGCGCTTGTGATCCAAGGGCCCAAGCTGGCCACGGTCCTCAGCCAGGTGAAGAAGCTGGAGGCCTCCGTGCTGGTGCTCAGCCAGTGCAGGCCATCTCCCTACTGCTGGTTAAGCTG CCTCCTGCGGAGCAGCAGCGAGGAGTTTGTGGAGCAGTGCATCAACCAGGCGGAGTGCCTGACGCTGGCGGTGAGGAAGCAGAGCAAGGGCGTCGGTGGGTACCTCATCAGCACCCGGTGGCAGAAGAACTTCTGGCTCCTGGCCTGA